Proteins found in one Actinokineospora alba genomic segment:
- the dhaM gene encoding dihydroxyacetone kinase phosphoryl donor subunit DhaM: MTRVGLVIVSHSQRLADGVAEVAGQMAPDVTIATAGGLDGELGTDFEAVSLALEGAQSGAGVVVLYDLGSAKMVADLAVEMLGDPESAAVVDAPLVEGAVAAAAAAQGGADLDAVLSAAAGAMADLIPDESDSTEGVEILLTNDVGLHARPAGLLAQALAGVDAEVTVTFGGRAADARSVLSLMGLGAAGGDRVRVAATGPEADEAMRRIADLAERGFEDRSPG, from the coding sequence ATGACCCGGGTCGGGCTGGTGATCGTCTCGCACAGCCAGCGGCTCGCGGACGGGGTCGCGGAGGTGGCGGGACAGATGGCGCCCGACGTCACGATCGCCACCGCGGGCGGCCTCGACGGCGAACTGGGCACCGACTTCGAAGCGGTCTCCCTGGCGCTCGAAGGCGCGCAGAGCGGCGCGGGCGTGGTCGTGCTCTACGACCTCGGCAGCGCCAAGATGGTCGCCGACCTGGCCGTCGAGATGCTCGGCGACCCGGAGTCCGCCGCGGTCGTCGACGCGCCGCTGGTGGAGGGCGCGGTCGCCGCGGCCGCCGCCGCGCAGGGCGGCGCGGACCTCGACGCGGTGCTGTCCGCCGCCGCGGGCGCGATGGCGGATTTGATTCCCGACGAGTCCGACTCCACTGAAGGTGTGGAAATCCTGCTCACCAACGACGTCGGCCTGCACGCCCGGCCCGCCGGCCTGCTCGCTCAGGCCCTGGCGGGGGTGGATGCCGAGGTCACGGTCACTTTCGGCGGCCGGGCGGCGGACGCCAGAAGTGTGCTCAGCCTGATGGGTCTCGGCGCGGCCGGTGGTGACCGGGTGCGTGTCGCGGCAACCGGACCGGAAGCCGACGAAGCCATGAGGAGGATCGCTGACCTGGCCGAACGCGGTTTCGAGGACCGCTCACCCGGGTGA
- the dhaL gene encoding dihydroxyacetone kinase subunit DhaL — protein MGCDAGTVAAAIREAAAVITEHRDELVKLDQAIGDGDHGENLKRGFGFVLARLDESTPDTPAAVLKLVATTLISKVGGAAGPLYGTAFLRAATAVGDAAELTPELISTALQAAVDGVVARGKAEVGDKTMVDALTPAAKAQGATVAEVLRAAADAAEAGAESTVPLVARKGRASYLGERSAGHLDPGARSSALLLRSFADSA, from the coding sequence ATGGGCTGCGACGCGGGCACCGTGGCCGCCGCCATCCGCGAGGCCGCCGCCGTGATCACCGAACACCGCGACGAACTCGTCAAGCTCGACCAGGCCATCGGCGACGGCGACCACGGCGAGAACCTCAAGCGCGGCTTCGGTTTCGTGCTCGCCCGGCTCGACGAGTCCACTCCGGACACTCCGGCCGCGGTGCTCAAGCTGGTCGCCACCACCCTGATCTCCAAGGTTGGGGGAGCCGCCGGCCCGCTCTACGGCACGGCGTTCCTGCGCGCGGCCACCGCCGTGGGCGACGCCGCCGAACTCACGCCCGAGCTGATCTCGACCGCGCTCCAGGCCGCGGTCGACGGTGTCGTCGCCCGCGGCAAAGCCGAAGTCGGGGACAAGACGATGGTCGACGCGCTCACGCCCGCCGCCAAGGCGCAGGGGGCGACGGTCGCCGAGGTGCTGCGCGCCGCCGCGGACGCCGCCGAGGCGGGAGCGGAGTCGACGGTGCCCCTGGTTGCGCGCAAGGGGCGGGCGTCGTACCTGGGCGAACGCAGCGCGGGCCACCTCGACCCGGGCGCGCGGTCCTCGGCCCTGCTGCTGCGCTCCTTCGCGGACTCGGCATGA
- the dhaK gene encoding dihydroxyacetone kinase subunit DhaK encodes MKKIINDPTTIVADALRGMALAHPGLLRITEDPAVVARADAPVRGKVAIVSGGGSGHEPLHGGFVGLGMLDAACPGAVFTSPTPDQVQAAVTQVDGGAGVLLLVKNYTGDVLNFETAAELVAADGIDVRTVVIDDDVAVRDSTWTAGRRGVGGTVLLEKIVGAAAESGADLDTCERLARAVVGNVRSMGIALTAPTVPHVGEPSFTLAEDELEVGIGIHGEPGRSREPMADADTLVAALLDPILDDLPFAEKSRVLLFTNSMGGTPLLELYLAHGIAERLLAERGITVERRLVGPFITSLEMQGMSLTLLRLDDELTALWDAPVHTAALRWGV; translated from the coding sequence ATGAAGAAGATCATCAACGATCCGACGACCATCGTGGCCGACGCGCTGCGCGGGATGGCGCTCGCCCATCCCGGCCTGCTGCGGATCACCGAGGACCCGGCGGTCGTCGCCCGGGCCGACGCCCCGGTGCGGGGCAAGGTCGCGATCGTCTCCGGTGGCGGTTCCGGCCACGAACCCCTGCACGGCGGCTTCGTCGGCCTCGGCATGCTCGACGCGGCCTGTCCCGGCGCCGTGTTCACGTCACCGACGCCCGACCAGGTGCAGGCCGCGGTGACCCAGGTCGACGGCGGCGCGGGTGTCCTGCTGCTGGTCAAGAACTACACCGGCGACGTGCTGAACTTCGAGACCGCCGCCGAGCTGGTCGCCGCCGACGGGATCGACGTGCGCACCGTGGTGATCGACGACGACGTCGCCGTGCGCGACTCCACCTGGACGGCCGGGCGGCGCGGTGTCGGCGGGACGGTCCTGCTGGAGAAGATCGTGGGCGCCGCGGCCGAGTCCGGCGCCGACCTCGACACCTGCGAGCGGCTGGCCCGCGCGGTCGTCGGCAACGTCCGCTCGATGGGCATCGCGCTGACCGCCCCGACGGTGCCGCACGTGGGCGAGCCGAGTTTCACCCTGGCCGAGGACGAGCTGGAGGTCGGCATCGGCATCCACGGCGAGCCGGGCCGCAGCCGCGAGCCGATGGCCGACGCCGACACCCTCGTGGCCGCGCTGCTCGACCCGATCCTCGACGACCTCCCGTTCGCCGAGAAGAGCCGGGTCCTGCTGTTCACCAACTCGATGGGCGGCACGCCGCTGCTGGAGCTGTACCTGGCCCACGGCATCGCCGAGCGGCTGCTCGCCGAGCGGGGGATCACCGTCGAACGCAGACTGGTGGGACCGTTCATCACGAGCCTGGAGATGCAAGGCATGAGCCTCACCCTGCTGCGCCTCGACGACGAACTCACCGCCCTGTGGGACGCGCCGGTCCACACCGCCGCCCTGCGGTGGGGAGTCTGA
- a CDS encoding sodium:solute symporter family protein, with amino-acid sequence MHYLADADLRLDAHVIDYVLLAVYFAMVLGIGAMAKRSVSSSLDFFLSGRSLPAWVTGLAFISANLGAVEIFGMTANGAQYGLPTVHYYWIGAIPAMVFLGLVMMPFYYGSKVRSVPEFLLRRFGTFAHLVNALSFATAQVLIAGVNLFALATVVNLLLGWPLWLSVVVAAVIVLAYTSLGGLSAAVYNEVMQFFVIVAMLLPLTFVGLHRVGGWDGLVDKIRGADPVAAGEQLSSWPGTNLTGIGSATLSVLGIVFGLGFVLSFGYWTTNFAEVQRAMSARSMSAARRTPLIGAYPKTFIALIIIIPGMIAAVLSPELAAYKASGGTAEGGVTYNNAILLLIRDLLPNGMLGIAITGLLAAFMAGMAANVSSFNTVFTYDIWQSYVVKDKPDGYYLRVGRTITVVGCLAAIGTAFIAAGFNNIMDYLQTLFGFFNAPLFATFILGMFWKRMTPLAGGLGLIAGTASAVTVDVLNRADVLHLAGQGASFVAASVAFVVDIVVSVAVSMVTRPKPDSELVGLVWSLTPRDRLRHDATGADSGWYRRPGVLAAGVLVLALALNIIFW; translated from the coding sequence ATGCACTACCTCGCGGACGCGGATCTCCGGCTGGACGCCCACGTGATCGACTACGTCCTGCTCGCCGTCTACTTCGCGATGGTGCTCGGTATCGGTGCCATGGCCAAACGGTCGGTGTCGAGCAGTCTGGACTTCTTCCTGTCCGGCCGGTCCCTCCCCGCCTGGGTCACCGGGCTGGCGTTCATCTCCGCCAACCTCGGCGCCGTCGAGATCTTCGGCATGACCGCCAACGGCGCCCAGTACGGCCTGCCGACGGTGCACTACTACTGGATCGGCGCCATCCCGGCCATGGTCTTCCTCGGCCTGGTCATGATGCCCTTCTACTACGGCTCCAAGGTCCGCAGCGTCCCCGAGTTCCTGCTCCGCCGGTTCGGGACGTTCGCCCACCTCGTCAACGCTCTGAGCTTCGCCACCGCCCAGGTGCTCATCGCCGGGGTGAACCTGTTCGCGCTGGCCACGGTGGTCAATCTGTTGCTCGGGTGGCCGCTCTGGCTCTCCGTGGTGGTCGCCGCGGTGATCGTGCTCGCCTACACCTCGCTCGGCGGGCTTTCCGCGGCCGTCTACAACGAGGTCATGCAGTTCTTCGTGATCGTCGCGATGCTGCTGCCGCTCACCTTCGTCGGCCTGCACCGGGTCGGCGGGTGGGACGGGCTGGTCGACAAGATCCGCGGCGCCGATCCGGTCGCGGCGGGGGAGCAGCTCTCGTCGTGGCCGGGCACCAACCTCACCGGCATCGGCAGCGCCACGCTTTCCGTGCTGGGCATCGTGTTCGGACTCGGTTTCGTGCTCTCGTTCGGCTACTGGACGACCAACTTCGCCGAGGTGCAGCGGGCCATGTCCGCGCGCAGCATGTCGGCGGCGCGGCGCACGCCGTTGATCGGGGCGTATCCGAAGACGTTCATCGCCCTGATCATCATCATCCCGGGCATGATCGCCGCGGTCCTGTCCCCGGAGTTGGCCGCCTACAAGGCCTCCGGCGGCACGGCGGAAGGCGGCGTCACCTACAACAACGCGATCCTGCTTCTCATCCGCGACCTGCTCCCCAACGGCATGCTCGGCATCGCGATCACCGGGCTGCTCGCGGCGTTCATGGCGGGCATGGCCGCCAACGTCAGCTCGTTCAACACCGTGTTCACCTACGACATCTGGCAGAGCTACGTCGTCAAGGACAAGCCGGACGGGTACTACCTGCGGGTCGGCCGCACGATCACCGTCGTCGGCTGCCTCGCCGCGATCGGCACCGCGTTCATCGCCGCGGGCTTCAACAACATCATGGACTACCTGCAGACCTTGTTCGGCTTCTTCAACGCGCCGCTGTTCGCCACGTTCATCCTCGGCATGTTCTGGAAGCGGATGACCCCGCTGGCGGGCGGGCTCGGGCTGATCGCGGGCACCGCCTCGGCGGTCACCGTCGACGTGCTCAACCGCGCCGACGTGCTGCACCTGGCGGGCCAGGGCGCGAGCTTCGTGGCGGCCAGCGTCGCGTTCGTGGTGGACATCGTGGTCAGCGTGGCCGTCTCGATGGTGACCCGGCCCAAGCCCGACAGCGAGTTGGTCGGCCTGGTCTGGTCGCTGACCCCGCGCGACCGGCTCCGCCACGACGCCACCGGCGCGGACTCCGGCTGGTACCGCAGGCCGGGCGTGCTGGCCGCGGGCGTGCTGGTGCTGGCACTCGCGCTCAACATCATCTTCTGGTGA
- a CDS encoding cobalamin-independent methionine synthase II family protein: MSLPTEPIGSIPRPAFLIEAIGDHATGRIDDAALAVSTEKALVDTLRRFEETGSPVITDGEQGKPSFVTYPIAGLDALAPDGAVIPFADGHTRQLPRLTGPFSYQIHADSYLTNARAHTDRPIKQAVIAASAISLLYPADGVPGYDRDQFIADLIDGAEADIRRSLDAGAHSVQIDFTEGRLSLKLDPSGALLRAFVDLNNQVLDRFTDEERKRIGVHTCPGGDQDSVHSLDVDYAELLPALFDLRAGNFYVQLASESDPHRVLGSIRDHSKAEQRVFVGVTDPIDPRVETPEEVRDRVLTAAQYIPTDRLGTCDDCGFSPFADDVSTSRDTAFAKIAARVEGTRLAAELL, from the coding sequence GTGTCACTGCCCACCGAGCCCATCGGGAGCATCCCCCGTCCCGCCTTCCTGATCGAGGCCATCGGGGACCACGCGACCGGCCGCATCGACGACGCGGCGCTCGCGGTGTCGACCGAGAAGGCACTGGTCGACACCCTGCGGCGGTTCGAGGAGACCGGGTCACCGGTCATCACCGACGGCGAACAGGGCAAACCCAGCTTCGTCACCTACCCGATCGCCGGTCTCGACGCGCTGGCCCCCGACGGCGCGGTGATCCCGTTCGCCGACGGCCACACCCGGCAGCTGCCGCGCCTGACGGGACCGTTCAGCTACCAGATCCACGCGGACAGCTACTTGACCAACGCCCGCGCGCACACCGACCGGCCGATCAAGCAGGCAGTGATCGCGGCGTCGGCCATCAGCCTGCTCTACCCGGCCGACGGAGTGCCCGGCTACGACCGCGACCAGTTCATCGCCGACTTGATCGACGGTGCGGAAGCCGACATCCGGCGCAGCCTCGACGCGGGCGCGCACAGCGTGCAGATCGACTTCACCGAGGGCAGGCTCTCCCTCAAGCTCGACCCCAGCGGTGCGCTGCTGCGCGCGTTCGTGGACCTGAACAACCAGGTCCTCGACCGCTTCACCGACGAGGAGCGCAAGCGCATCGGCGTGCACACCTGCCCCGGCGGCGACCAGGACTCGGTCCACAGCCTCGATGTGGACTACGCAGAGTTGCTTCCGGCGCTGTTCGACCTGCGGGCCGGGAACTTCTACGTCCAGCTGGCGAGCGAGTCCGACCCGCACCGGGTGTTGGGCTCGATCAGGGACCACTCGAAGGCCGAGCAGAGGGTGTTCGTGGGTGTGACCGACCCGATCGACCCGCGGGTGGAGACCCCGGAGGAGGTGCGGGACCGCGTGCTGACCGCCGCCCAGTACATCCCCACCGACCGCCTGGGCACCTGCGACGACTGCGGTTTCTCACCGTTCGCCGACGACGTGTCGACCTCGCGGGACACCGCGTTCGCCAAGATCGCCGCACGGGTCGAGGGCACGCGGCTGGCGGCCGAGCTGCTTTAG
- a CDS encoding DUF7919 family protein, protein MTRFRDLTKYEYFDETVVSLVGEPHYVHYRHQPTDRVLNVGWLNFERFDQGDVPADFVARLDEYATDRVNQTRGSQSCPICGLDNPSLGSAEIHVQAPDGTIYAAPALVAHYVSAHRYRPPKAFIDAVLTGRNMADIVRDAQSLSN, encoded by the coding sequence ATGACCCGGTTCCGAGATCTGACCAAGTACGAGTATTTCGACGAGACCGTCGTGAGTCTCGTGGGCGAACCGCATTACGTCCACTATCGGCACCAGCCCACTGACCGCGTGCTGAATGTCGGCTGGCTGAATTTCGAGCGGTTCGACCAGGGTGACGTTCCCGCCGACTTCGTCGCCCGGCTCGACGAGTACGCGACCGACCGGGTGAACCAGACCCGCGGATCCCAGTCGTGCCCGATCTGCGGCCTCGACAACCCCTCGCTCGGATCCGCGGAAATCCACGTCCAGGCACCGGACGGCACCATCTACGCGGCTCCGGCCCTGGTGGCGCACTACGTCAGCGCTCACCGCTACCGGCCGCCGAAGGCCTTCATCGATGCCGTTCTGACCGGCCGCAATATGGCCGACATCGTTCGTGACGCCCAGTCGCTTTCGAACTGA
- the nucS gene encoding endonuclease NucS — translation MRLVIARCQVDYVGRLTAHLPMANRLLLVKADGSVSVHSDDRAYKPLNWMTPPCWLTEEPDTWTVQNKAGEKIVITIEEIMHDSKHELGAEPGLVKDGVEAHLQELLAEHITTLGDGWTLVRREYPTAIGPVDILCRDNTGGSVAVEIKRRGDIDGVEQLTRYLELLNRDPLLAPVQGIYAAQIIKPQARVLAEDRGIRCVVLDYDTLRGIESDEFRLF, via the coding sequence GTGCGCCTCGTGATCGCTCGCTGCCAAGTCGACTACGTCGGTCGGTTGACCGCCCACCTCCCCATGGCCAACCGGCTGCTGCTGGTGAAGGCCGACGGGTCGGTGTCGGTCCATTCCGACGACCGCGCGTACAAGCCGCTGAACTGGATGACGCCGCCGTGCTGGCTCACCGAGGAGCCCGACACGTGGACGGTGCAGAACAAGGCGGGCGAGAAGATCGTCATCACGATCGAAGAGATCATGCATGACTCCAAGCACGAACTGGGCGCCGAACCCGGCTTGGTGAAAGACGGTGTCGAGGCCCACCTCCAGGAACTCCTCGCCGAACACATCACCACCCTCGGCGACGGCTGGACGTTGGTCCGCCGCGAATACCCGACGGCGATCGGCCCGGTCGACATCCTGTGCCGCGACAACACCGGCGGCTCGGTGGCCGTGGAGATCAAGCGGCGCGGCGACATCGATGGCGTGGAACAGCTGACCCGATACCTGGAACTGCTGAACCGCGACCCGCTGCTCGCCCCCGTGCAGGGGATCTACGCCGCCCAGATCATCAAGCCGCAGGCGCGGGTGCTGGCCGAGGACCGCGGAATCCGGTGCGTGGTGCTCGATTACGACACCCTGCGCGGAATCGAATCGGACGAGTTCCGCCTGTTCTGA
- a CDS encoding NUDIX domain-containing protein produces the protein MTVREDRVRRHDGSAGIYGVIDKPDYALVIPLDGDRLMLVEQFRYPLGERRWEFPQGTAPNREHVDTATLAARELREETGLRAGTMTKIGSLDCAAGMSSQRGHVFLATDLTEGEPEREPEEQDMRTGWFARAEFERLVRAGEITDAQSIAAYGLLLLRR, from the coding sequence ATGACCGTCCGTGAGGACCGGGTCCGCCGCCACGACGGCAGCGCGGGCATCTACGGCGTGATCGACAAACCCGACTACGCCCTGGTCATCCCCCTCGACGGCGACCGGCTGATGCTTGTCGAGCAGTTCCGCTACCCCCTCGGCGAGCGGCGGTGGGAGTTCCCCCAGGGCACCGCCCCGAACCGCGAGCACGTCGACACCGCGACCCTCGCCGCCCGCGAGCTGCGCGAGGAGACGGGGCTGCGCGCGGGAACGATGACCAAGATCGGCTCGCTCGACTGCGCGGCGGGCATGTCGAGCCAGCGGGGACACGTGTTCCTCGCGACCGACCTGACCGAGGGCGAGCCGGAGCGCGAACCGGAGGAACAGGACATGCGCACCGGCTGGTTCGCCCGCGCGGAGTTCGAACGGCTGGTCCGGGCAGGCGAGATCACCGACGCCCAGTCCATCGCGGCGTACGGGTTGCTGTTGTTGCGAAGGTAG
- a CDS encoding S41 family peptidase: MTDDELFALLGAMITPLGDAHTAIKAGDRLHFGTRPGTTYPTPDLEAKLKPYIVRRDLAGKPLQEFGDGRIGYADLPGGIGYLRLIAFIGYTDGDYAANHAELTRALDTIFTPSRTKAWRGLIIDLRINGGGADQFGLDLAGRLTRHPYFAYAKQNRNHPTDPTRFTTPQRSQVRPGANPYTGPVVLLTGGSTISAGETFTQATLGRTPQPMRIGESTQGVFSDTMERTLPNGWNFILPNERFLTRSGQTFDGTGIPAHITTPVFTEEEFTNNRDSAFDRAVALLR; this comes from the coding sequence ATGACCGACGACGAACTCTTCGCCCTGCTGGGCGCGATGATCACCCCACTGGGCGACGCGCACACCGCGATCAAGGCTGGAGACCGCCTGCACTTCGGCACCCGCCCGGGCACGACCTACCCGACCCCGGACTTGGAGGCCAAGCTCAAGCCCTACATCGTGCGCCGCGACCTGGCCGGAAAACCCCTCCAGGAGTTCGGCGACGGCCGCATCGGCTACGCGGACCTGCCCGGCGGGATCGGCTACCTCCGCCTGATCGCCTTCATCGGCTACACCGACGGCGACTACGCCGCCAACCACGCCGAGCTGACCCGAGCCCTGGACACGATCTTCACCCCCTCACGCACCAAGGCATGGCGGGGCCTGATCATCGACCTGCGAATCAACGGCGGCGGCGCGGACCAGTTCGGCCTGGACCTCGCGGGCAGGCTCACCCGACACCCGTACTTCGCCTACGCCAAGCAAAACCGCAACCACCCCACCGACCCCACGCGGTTCACCACCCCCCAGCGATCCCAGGTCCGCCCCGGGGCGAACCCATACACCGGCCCCGTGGTTCTCCTGACGGGCGGCTCGACAATCAGCGCGGGCGAGACGTTCACCCAGGCCACCCTCGGCCGCACACCGCAGCCCATGCGGATCGGCGAAAGCACCCAGGGCGTCTTCTCCGACACCATGGAACGCACCTTGCCGAACGGCTGGAATTTCATCCTCCCGAACGAACGGTTCCTCACCCGATCAGGACAAACCTTCGACGGCACGGGAATCCCGGCACACATCACCACCCCGGTATTCACCGAAGAGGAATTCACCAACAACCGCGACTCAGCATTCGACCGGGCCGTAGCACTTCTTCGCTGA
- a CDS encoding response regulator yields MTIKVLVADDHAAIRAGLCLILDNAEGIEVIAEAADGAAAVRKATALRPDVVLMDVRMPEVDGIEATRRLVADGVCAVLVLTTFDMDEYVYGALRAGAAGFLLKSVDAARLIESVRLVAAGDGVLEPGVTRRLISAFADAQPKTVARPAGLDELTERETDVLVGVGEGLSNQEIARKLGIAEATVKTHVSRMLTKLDLRSRVQAAVLAQEAGLV; encoded by the coding sequence ATGACGATCAAGGTGCTGGTGGCCGACGACCACGCGGCGATCCGGGCCGGGCTGTGCCTGATCCTGGACAACGCCGAGGGCATCGAGGTGATCGCCGAAGCCGCCGACGGCGCCGCCGCGGTCCGAAAGGCGACCGCGCTGCGGCCGGACGTGGTTCTGATGGACGTGCGGATGCCCGAGGTCGACGGCATCGAGGCCACCCGCAGACTTGTGGCCGATGGCGTGTGCGCGGTGCTGGTGCTGACCACGTTCGACATGGACGAGTACGTCTACGGGGCTCTTCGCGCGGGAGCGGCGGGATTCCTGCTCAAGTCCGTGGACGCGGCCCGGCTGATCGAGTCGGTCCGGCTGGTGGCGGCTGGGGACGGGGTCTTGGAGCCGGGTGTGACCCGTCGGTTGATCAGCGCGTTCGCGGATGCGCAGCCGAAGACGGTGGCGCGGCCCGCGGGGTTGGACGAGTTGACCGAGCGGGAGACGGATGTGTTGGTGGGAGTGGGGGAAGGGCTGTCGAACCAGGAGATCGCGCGGAAGTTGGGGATCGCTGAGGCGACGGTGAAGACGCACGTTTCGCGGATGTTGACGAAGTTGGATTTGCGGTCGCGGGTGCAGGCGGCTGTGCTTGCTCAGGAAGCTGGGCTGGTTTAG
- a CDS encoding sensor histidine kinase — protein sequence MRERPVRPWQKPVWHAAFAFSLGALVLLKDLAPLEAPAAIPVSVWAHVLVLAGMCALLLLRLRMPVLAMVAGWPLVALDLLMGLTLPVVMVAGEHLYAAVLYGSRRASRVIAGAVGALIVSIIVIAIVHGWDMRSTTDLLLKACALPLVPVWWGMNMRQQRESAEAERARADDLARIAALDRDAAVHAERASMARDLHDVIAGHLSAIAIQSEALLTLPDGHPRTRTVLRSVRENSVDALAEMRAMIGLLRADDDVSERTAPARLRELDRLIRSARASGLDVRVDAEHPPQLPAAVDLSAFRIVQEALTNAVKHAPGSRAEVNVRHGEGTLVVEVIDDGAGAVLNPSGTGLITMSERAQAVGGVLVAGPCARGWRVRAELPVEDE from the coding sequence GTGAGGGAACGACCGGTCCGACCGTGGCAGAAACCCGTGTGGCACGCCGCCTTCGCCTTCAGTCTTGGCGCGCTGGTCCTCCTCAAGGACCTGGCGCCGCTGGAGGCCCCGGCGGCCATCCCCGTGTCGGTGTGGGCGCATGTCCTGGTCCTCGCGGGCATGTGCGCGTTGCTGTTGCTCCGACTGCGCATGCCGGTCCTGGCGATGGTGGCGGGGTGGCCGCTGGTGGCCCTCGACCTGCTCATGGGGCTCACCCTGCCGGTGGTGATGGTCGCGGGCGAACACCTGTATGCGGCTGTCCTGTACGGGTCGCGGCGGGCGAGTCGGGTGATCGCCGGTGCGGTCGGCGCGCTGATCGTCAGCATCATCGTGATCGCGATCGTGCACGGCTGGGACATGCGGTCGACCACGGATCTCCTGCTCAAGGCGTGCGCGCTGCCACTGGTGCCGGTGTGGTGGGGGATGAACATGCGCCAGCAGCGCGAGTCCGCCGAGGCCGAACGCGCCCGCGCCGACGACCTCGCCCGCATCGCCGCCCTCGACCGCGACGCCGCCGTCCACGCCGAACGCGCCTCGATGGCCCGCGACCTGCATGACGTGATCGCGGGCCACCTCTCGGCCATCGCCATCCAGTCCGAGGCCCTGCTGACCCTCCCCGACGGACACCCGCGGACCCGGACCGTGCTCCGGTCGGTCCGCGAGAACAGCGTCGACGCCCTCGCCGAGATGCGCGCCATGATCGGCCTGCTGCGCGCCGACGACGATGTCTCCGAACGCACCGCCCCCGCGCGCCTGCGCGAACTCGACCGGCTGATCCGCTCCGCGCGCGCGTCCGGCCTCGACGTGCGGGTCGACGCCGAGCACCCGCCGCAACTGCCCGCCGCGGTCGACCTGTCGGCGTTCCGGATCGTGCAGGAGGCGCTCACCAACGCGGTCAAGCACGCACCGGGCTCCCGGGCCGAGGTGAACGTCCGCCACGGCGAGGGGACACTGGTCGTCGAAGTCATCGACGACGGCGCCGGTGCGGTGCTCAACCCGTCGGGAACAGGCCTGATCACAATGTCCGAACGCGCCCAGGCCGTGGGCGGGGTGCTGGTCGCGGGCCCGTGCGCGCGCGGCTGGCGGGTGCGCGCGGAACTGCCGGTGGAGGACGAATGA